The Anoplopoma fimbria isolate UVic2021 breed Golden Eagle Sablefish chromosome 20, Afim_UVic_2022, whole genome shotgun sequence genome includes a window with the following:
- the ubxn11 gene encoding UBX domain-containing protein 11: MSSPLSMLKKTRRTPLQGPLDDRQKVPLRRNMLKEFQAALANDDDNDDDDDESSDITPPLTCHTTANDGATSKSKVPSKKGAPPSDFELMSAMMQRVSLLENIVKSQAQEIERKDKRISVLEAKLRFPKESESDHDLSGRVNLERKCQQLQNQVCEMDSFLNDYGLIWLGDGESCDSAESEQPGSLHRIFTLQDTSVVRSFNMNFDLVLQSIRELNILAGEGECFVKSTATGAQLAKKDPIQLGLYRNGIVMFDGPFRSYREISTQRCMQDLMDGYFPTELQERFPDGVPFEVHDRRDQDFISRLPWNKFPGEGQAIRGEKDESVNAVSSQLPGRKLSTDQFLNKLPKVVVKAGCVIDIRDSLRAVLQGSSDAQSSNSLILVDTPALQGIRERLRTSSPDRPASARDVITLKVKSEDGNHTYILKMCSSETMGHLRQHLDKHRGGGLSGYDIISAYPQCCFDDDSQTVQSCGLTTNATLLLRKRQHPHSLTEVNKMQI; encoded by the exons aaTTTCAGGCTGCATTGgctaatgatgatgataatgatgatgatgatgatgaatccTCTGATATCACTCCTCCTCTGACCTGTCACACCACAGCCAATGACGGCGCCACTTCAAAGTCAAAAGTCCCATCGAAGAAAG GTGCTCCACCGAGCGACTTTGAGCTGATGTCTGCCATGATGCAACGGGTCAGCCTGCTGGAGAACATAGTGAAGAGCCAAGCACAGGAGATTGAGCGCaag GATAAGAGGATTTCAGTGTTGGAGGCAAAGCTGAGGTTTCCGAAAGAATCAG AGAGCGACCATGATCTGAGTGGACGAGTCAACCTTGAGAGAAAGTGCCAACAACTGCAGAATCAAGTGTGTGAAATGGAT AGCTTTCTGAATGACTACGGTTTGATCTGGCTGGGAGATGGTGAGAGCTGTGACTCGGCTGAAAGTGAGCAGCCAGGTAGTCTCCATC GTATATTTACCTTGCAAGACACCTCTGTGGTCAGGAGCTTCAACATGAACTTTGACCTCGTGCTGCAGAGCATCAGGGAGCTGAACATCCTGGCAGGGGAGGGAGAGTGTTTTGTAAAATCGACAGCCACGGGGGCACAACTGGCCAAGAAGGATCCTATTCAGCTGGGTCTCTACCGCAACGGCATCGTCATGTTTGACGGTCCTTTCCGCTCTTATCGGGAGATCAGCACCCAG CGGTGCATGCAAGATCTCATGGACGGGTATTTTCCAACTGAGCTTCAAGAAAGATTTCCAGATGGTGTGCCCTTTGag gTTCATGACAGGCGAGACCAGGATTTTATCTCCAGGCTACCTTGGAATAAGTTTCCTGGTGAAGGACAGGCAATTCGTGGAGAGAAAGATGAATCAGTGAATGCCGTCAGCTCTCAGTTACCCG GCAGGAAGTTGAGCACGGACCAGTTCCTGAACAAGTTACCAAAAGTGGTAGTGAAGGCTGGTTGTGTGATTGACATCAGGGACTCACTGAGGGCTGTCCTGCAG GGTTCATCTGATGCACAGAGCAGCAACTCCCTGATTCTCGTAGACACTCCGGCACTGCAAGGGATACGAGAGAg ACTGCGGACATCCAGTCCTGACCGGCCTGCATCTGCCCGTGATGTCATCACACTGAAGGTGAAATCAGAGGACGGAAATCATACTTACATACTGAAAATGTGCTCCTCAGAGACGATGGGTCACCTGCGACAGCATCTGGACAAACACAG aggaggtggactctctggttatgacatcatcagtgcGTACCCACAGTGCTGCTTTGACGACGACAGCCAGACAGTACAATCATGTGGACTCACGACTAATGCGACTCTGCTGCTACGAAAGAGGCAACACCCTCATTCACTGACTGAAgtcaataaaatgcaaatataa